gttcatgtttgttttccctcagTATTGGTTATTGTTAAATTCGTCTTTAATTTCATTCTGAGaggaacttttaaaaaaaaaagtcttcaaaagttttaaatctaacttgccttaagctgcaggagcTGAGTCTGAGTCCAGGAGTCGACTCAGCAGGTATGGAGAGGCTGATTTTTGGGTATGTCTCTGTGGTTGCGTAGAAGTCTTGCAGGGTGTGGTCTAATGTAAATAACTATTGCTTCTTACTCCTCTGTTGTTTGTCACGCTGTAATTTCAACATCCTCCATTACtagtcagcagcagtttgagcaGCTTTTTTCAGGCAGTCCAGAAACATTTAACAGAATAACGTCTTTACagtgttttaacaaaaacaccTGTAATTTTCCTCTTTGGTCCTCCAGAGTGAAGATGAAGCTCACCGGGACACTTCCACTCCTGGTCCTGCTGGCTGTCGCAGGTCTGAGCCGAGCCCAGGTCCAGGCCTCTCCGCTGGATTTGACCAACAGCATCGGGAGCATCATTCCCAGCCTGAGCCGACCGGCGAACCACAGCCGCATCTTCTATGCCGTCATGTTTGATGCTGGGAGCACTGGGACACGCATCCATGTCTACACCTTCATCCACAGTGACTCAGGTAATACTGGACCCGCTTCTCTCCGCGCTCTCAAACATGTTCTCGTTAGGGGTCGACAGACGGCTTTTCAGGGCCGATGCCGAtgattagtagttaatgagatcgattaccgatatttggaaccgatatgaaTTTACAGTAGTTTAGTTCAAACTTTGTTTGAATGTCGTGtttattcaaaatgtcaaatcaaaactgaaatgttcgacatcatacacagcaagttaccagcaactttttagttttggtatttttaatcaagtgaaaatttaaattaaacaaaaaatgaataaataaaaaacagaccccaaaaataaaagtgtctcCCAtgctgaaactttctttgcactttttaattaattaattttacgggtgatcattgaaataaaacgCTGATGCTGATAATATGAAGCAGACATAGGAtgcagcaggatttaggatcactttagatttaatttctgcttaaactatatttaagaaaaatgacaataaaatttcCTCGTAACTCGtttaatcggcaaaatgccaaatatctgcccaaataatcagccaggccgataatctgtcgaccccagGTATCATGTCAGCATCACTGCGTGGAGGCATGTTGAATCAGATCTGTGTTGACTGCAGCGACTGCttcatgaaatgtgttttcattgtctGCGATCAATGATTTACAAAGCAAACAGCAGAGTAACAAACTGATTATGAGGCTTTTATTCCTCCGCTCAGCTTCCAGCTCTGTAAACCTGTGAATTTCCACCTCGGGGGACAGAGGTTATACTCGACTTCATTTACTTTTGAAGAAATAATCCTATTTTGTCAGATTCAAGTCAACGTGCCTCGTCTTGAGAGAGGGGATCTATTCTGCATATGTATGCTAAGCAGATTTAGGCCTCTTAATGCTTTTAATAGCTGCTGTATATTTGATGTGGGCGGATCTTGTATCTTTCAGAGGAGCTGCCTGTTTTGGACAATGAGATGTTCCATTCCTTAAAGCCGGGTCTGTCAGCATATGCTGACTCCCCTGAAATGGTGAGTTCATTGTCAAATCTAATCAATTATATTGAGCCGGAGGAAAAGGTCCTCTGGCTCTACATTGTATTCAGAAACGCTGCCAGTAGCCTCCCTCTGCAGGGAATCACATTGCTAATGAAAGTAAGTAGGAAGTGAGAAAACCAAAGTGAATATTCAAGCAGCCTGATATGTAACACTGCAAGTGTTTTCTCAACTCCAGCAAGTCACCCTGTTGTGCAAAGACAGCTCTGAGCAGGGCTGTTTTGTAGTAAAGCTGGACGACAtgcagaaaatcaaatatcaggATATTTTGACCAGATATCTCCATCAATATGCCAGGCGGCTGCAGATGTGAATTAGCTTTGGCTATAATCTGGTACGATGCATCAAATGGcatcatttatgttttaaactagACATGgtctcttttaaaaataaaaaataaatcaataaattttGCCtgtgactattggtgctttcacaaaatatttgcacagtgacatttttgataatcACCAGGAATGTGGATATAATTAAAGACATATTCGCTTGGGACTCGTATTATGTTGGGACCTCTGGTGATATGTAATAATTTCGGAGGATGTCTGTGATTTTAATCCCCTGCAATGGTCCATGTCCGTactttgtaaagtaaaaatttCAGGGCAAATTACCCAACATATTTcagcaaacacagaggtcatggGATCGGCATCTCTGATTTTCTGGGG
This genomic interval from Plectropomus leopardus isolate mb unplaced genomic scaffold, YSFRI_Pleo_2.0 unplaced_scaffold20211, whole genome shotgun sequence contains the following:
- the LOC121965490 gene encoding ectonucleoside triphosphate diphosphohydrolase 5-like; translation: MKLTGTLPLLVLLAVAGLSRAQVQASPLDLTNSIGSIIPSLSRPANHSRIFYAVMFDAGSTGTRIHVYTFIHSDSEELPVLDNEMFHSLKPGLSAYADSPEM